Below is a window of Flavobacterium cyclinae DNA.
AAATCAACATTCCAGCTGCTAAAACTTCGTTGATTGGTGCAATGTTGGTAGCACTTCGATATCCTCTATGATGCAATGAAGCTCCTGAAGTATCCAAAGAAACCGTAACGGTATCTCTATCAATATGCACATGAATTTGTAAATCTGGAAAATCTTTATCGATACTTGGACGTTTGCCATTCAATTCACGAAATTGATCAACTATTGCATCTTTCGTTTTTAACGCCACAAACTGACTGTGATTGAAATGCTCCGAATGCAAAGTAGTTTCAACTAAAAAGGTTTGATGCTCGTTTAAATAATCTGTCCAATCGATTTTTTTGATGCCTTCGTACAAGCTTTTATCATTGAAAGCTTTGAACGTTTTAATGGGTTTCAATATTTTTAATGCAGTTCTTAAAGCTAAATTGGCTTTATACATAAAACCTTTATCGCCCATAAAACTCACTACACGTGTTCCAATTTCTACTTTCTGAGCACCTAAAAGTTGTAATTCTTTAGCTAATATTTCTTCAAAACCAAAGAACGTTTTAGCCGTCATTTTAAAATTTTCCATTCTTCAAATTCAAGTTCAATTGCAAAAATAAATTGCAATATCAATAATTAAGATATTCTTGTGCAAAAATACATTAAATTTGCAAGTTCAAAGATATCAATCTCGTTTAAATGTCAGATAACAACAATATACAACAAACTTCAAACAATTCGTCTTCTTCAAACTGGTTCGAATCTTGGTTTGATACTAAATACTATCACATCTTATATAAAGAACGTAACGATGAGGAAGCGCAGTTGTTAATGGACAATTTAACACATTATTTAAACCTTCCAGAAGATGCAAGAATCTTAGATTTAGCTTGCGGAAAAGGTCGTCATGCGATTTATTTGAATTCCTTAGGTTTTAATGTTACCGGAATTGATTTATCGGAAAACAGTATTAAAGAAGCCTCGCAATTTTCCAACGAAAAACTGCATTTCAAAGTACACGATATGCGTGAAACGTGTAACGAAAAATACGATGCTATTTTCAATTTGTTCACTAGTTTTGGCTATTTTGAAGATGATGCCGACAATTACAAAACCATCAAAGCCATTCACAATAGTTTAACCGAAACTGGTTTTG
It encodes the following:
- a CDS encoding SAM-dependent methyltransferase; protein product: MSDNNNIQQTSNNSSSSNWFESWFDTKYYHILYKERNDEEAQLLMDNLTHYLNLPEDARILDLACGKGRHAIYLNSLGFNVTGIDLSENSIKEASQFSNEKLHFKVHDMRETCNEKYDAIFNLFTSFGYFEDDADNYKTIKAIHNSLTETGFAVIDFMNADYVIENLVADEVKTVDGIDFHIQRYYKDGHIFKEISFEDEGKNYHFIERVQALRLEDFEKMMEEAGIYLLDIFGDYKLRKFYKNQSERLIMIFK